The genomic stretch TCTATGGCTGCGGCAAGGTCTTCCATGTTACCCCAATTCTCAAAGCGACCTGCAAAGGCGCATGCTAGCATATGTTGACGTCTCGGTTTCTCCAGTTGCCAGTCGGAAGTCAGGTTAACCGCCTTGTTGAGTTTGGAAATTGCCATGTTCAAATCGTCGCGATTCTGAAGACTAATAAATCGGTTTACAAAAAAGATCCCGAGCTGCTCGCATTCTTCCACCTGTTGTTGTTTTCTGAGTATGTAAATCATATTTGATACCCAGAAGAAACTTGCCTCCTCAGACGTTGAACCATTATATCCCATCTCCGTCCTTTCAGGATCTGATACATCGTCGGGATCATCGGCTTCCCAGGTCCTCCGAGTACCACAATTCTCGTCGATGTCATCGGCATCTGATTCGTCCCCTTCCCAGGTCCATCGACTGAAGTCCATTTTGACATTCTCCAGTGCAAGGTTAGACAACCGCGGCCAATATCGAAGTGTTAGATCGCGTTTCAAGATGGCAAATGTTATCGAGTTTTCTGTTCTCTGCTTGATCAATGCCTTTACTGGGAGATTAGAACGACAACATGAGAGCCATAGAGTGCTATGATTCACCTGTGTTTCAACATTCGCATAAAAGTCAAAAGCAACCTGATATTCGTTGACCTCTTCGTCTTGGCTATGAACCGGAGATCAGACACTCGAACAGGATATTGGGATATTCACTACTCTTTTGCGTAGGCTttcaaggaaaaggaggTCTCTGTAACATTGTATTCCACGGTTGAATGTATTATCCCTGGAATATTTATTGTCAGGTAGATAACGTTCTGCATAATGGATGTTGTAAGCGCAATCAGGCCATCTGGAGTGGCTAATGACTGATCACCTTTTGTTTGATGATGGAAGAGCTTCGCTGTGCCCATAGAATAGTAGCCATTTTCACGGCAGTCATGACATGTGGAGGTTCAACGTGGAGGTCCTGAAGTATTCTCTTTGCGAAGGAATGAATGCAATGCTGGCAAAACTAGGTGATGAACATGGCCTTGTTTATCGATCTCCAGGATGGAAAGCAAGAGAACAGAATGAAAACGAGAAGCACGTCGCTTACTTAGTAGGTTGAGGCCGGCTTGGTTAACTGATGCTCGATAGATCCGCAAGTAGGCTCGTTGCGCTTGTTGAGTTTCTGActaatttttattttttcgaAGTCCGCTGGGTCTGAGACCGAACTTGGAGGTCCGAATAAAGCTCGCGTGATGTTTTCCGGCCAAGCAACAACTTGCCAACAAACAACCAACAACGCTATTTACGTGGAATCAACATGGAATCCTTGACGTCTATCATGATTAAACCTTGGACCCAAAGCAAGGGGTCTATATGAAAAATGTTTGAAGATTGGGAGCATCATCAAGTATTATCTGATTATTTACTTCGAAGTACCCGGCGAACTGGTATGAGAGACTGCTTTGGTGAGCTAGCTGAATGCTTTCAAAACTACAATATAAGTGTAAGCTCACGCTCCATATTATGTCTCCATTGGCAGACAGATAGTATCCGAAGCTACCTTCCGCGGTAAGTGGTCCAAAAATGATATAACAACAACTGATAACGACAGTAGACAACGTAAAGATTTAAACACGGCAAAAATTGATTAAAGACAGGAGAGTCAACAGCAGTTTGTTCAAAGAATTGTCTTAAATTGGGGTGTACCTAAGCAAGAGACGCCGGCTCAGAGTTTGGGAGGGGCGCAAACTGCTTTGTTCCTTGGTCTCTAACAAGCGTCAGACCCTTCAACTCGACAGCCCCAACGCTGAAGTTCAAAGCTTGGTAAAAGAGAACGATCCGGTCTTGGGTAGGAAGTACGGCAGCGATTGTGCTTCTTGGTGTAGGCGTCCCCAAAACGACAGGGGCAGATGCCTTGTAGTCCTTGATGGTGATCATCTTGATGTGGTTGTTCTGAGACGACGTATAGAAGCAATAGAGCAGGGCTCCATCGTCGACAATGGCGAGACTAGTGTGGGGTGCGAATTTGAGGTCTAAAGTCCGAATTGTCTCAACCACTTGATGGAAATCGTCAATAACCTTGTCTGAGAATGGTAAGTTGTATGCTTACTAGCTTCTTGAGAATGTGCAAGCGCAAGTGTGTCCCATTGCAGGTATACGACAGGCATCTTGCTATTGGGAATTACCGAAATTCCAGGTCTCACTTTAACTGCACATAGTGATGTGCCGTAGAGTGGAGGGTCAACGACAcgcgggggaggagggggagggggaggagggatgGGTGTCATATCCGGTATGCCTTTGACCCACTGGTTCGTCTTGGTTGTGAAGCTGACCATCTCAATACCGGCATCACGTCGGGGAGATTGATAATAGAGGCAAATGGCCTGGAAGCCATTTTCCGCAATGGTTGTCGCGGTGAGTTGGGAATACGCAGCTACACGTATGGCTAATGTAGCAAGCCCGGCTTCTTGTGCCCAGTTGGGAGATTTAACGCCACGAAGGGTATTGGTGTCGTCAACATAAAAGACGTACTAGTAAGCAGCATTGTCAGCTCGCCGAATTTAAAAACCTTTGACTTCTGCTCTTAAATACCTTGGTAGAAGAGATGACGGACGCTGCCAAAGGGGTGTACAACTTGGGCGCGTTAGGCCTCTCAACGCTGCCTTGATAACGAGAGACGACATGATTCTGGTGGTCATACATGTAGATGTCGACGTTCTGGGTGCCAATTGGGACTTCAAGAGCACCTTGGCACTCGATGATAGCCCCTTGGGTAGTCTGCGCATATGTGAAAACGTCTTTGTTGAGAGAAACAGTTGCAAGAGCGGTATCGGGGAGGTAAACACCAGCCATATCTGCCTATGGAAACACCACTGAGCTTGTCCTTCAATCAACAAGTATTGCACTTTATATATAATTTTTGTGAGGTTGAGAAGAACCGTTGGACAAGCTGTTAACAACTATTTGTCTCCGGAGTTTGTTCTCCCCGTACCTTGCTTGACAATTTGATCTATTCTAGTATCAGCGTAGTAGAATCATTGGCTGTTTATATCATTAACTGTACCGTCCTTATCAGCTGGACCAATACCTGTCAAAACGCGACTTTTCCAGCGTTGTTTAGCGTACAGGATTTAGCATACAACTGGTTGAGAGAAGCGACCGGCATGGCAGGTTCTATAGATTGACCTCTCATGTATTCAACAGAGTGTCAAATAATAACACTGTGCCCCTCGCAGTGTGTGTAATCGAGAGGCTAACTGGCTTCGAAACTCCTTCAACCAAAGTCCTCTATTCAGTAATCAGTCCATGGACTCGGACATCAATGGTTTCCCCTACTTTCTCAAACAGCCTTATTTGAACATTATAGTTTCTCAGACCTATAGCAAAGGTAAATGGTATGTTCAAGGGCTGTATGTTCGTTAAGAAGACAGCTGGTTTATCGGATGTTAAAGTTAAAAATACCTTCAAATATCTAAAGTTGGAAGATGGTTTTCAGTAGTATCTTGGTGGGAAACAGTGGAACTAGAGCAATTCCTGAGTCAAAGATGACATTCATTAAGAACCGGCGTTTGGCTTATTTCAACAGCGCATGTTCAACCTGAACGGTGACAACATAAATGATACCAATCCACTGTATTCAACATCATATTTTTAACCTTTGACAATTTCAATAAGCATCGAGAACTTTTGAATTGTACGGCGAGTTACTGATGTACTGTGGCATACGTGGGATAGTCGTTGTGTCGGTCAAAGAAATGCAGAATCAAACAGTATTTTGTTAATCTATTCCACATCCATTAATTCCATTATCTGTTTTGTGGAGTTAGAATTTATTCCAGTGTATAGCAGTCACCTTTCTTTGAGGGTAAATTTAAGCATCCTCTCTACCTGCTTATGTTTTAGAAAGTTCTTCATCGAGGCTCTGATGGGGACCTCGAGAGTATTTTTATTGAACTTCGTACTGTATCAATTGAATTATTTTGAAGCAAGGCAGCATACCCATACATGGGCTTGTACTTCTCTCCGGCGAAAAAAAAGTTCCGTAGAACAACAGTGTCCTTCAAATTCTAAACATAGCCATGTTCAATGTCCATTCAATCTCCTCGCAGAGAAACTCCGATAAATACAGCGTCATGTAATCTTCACACAAGTTAGGAGTAACAGGATATTGTACAACAGCAGATTCAGATTGATAATCTCAGCAAAAACATTGATTTATATTGATATATTGACTACGTATCCATGAGGCTAGAAAACCAACagttcaaacaaaaaaaaatttgaaaGAGAATAGAAAGAGACCAGTAAAATGGATAACTAAGTCTGCCTGCTCACATCCTCAAAATCAGCATTGACGCCCCAAAACTTTCGTTCCTCCATTGGGTACTATGTTGGTACTCTCTGCAATGAGATGTAGCACTAACGTACATTTGAGAATCTGTCCCTTCCTATTCAAAATCTATTTTGAGTACTCGATTAGTGCCAGCTGAAATAGGGAGACATATAGTCAAAATGAACGAGGTAGGTTCAGAGCAAAGACGGTAGCAGAATCCGAAGAGGCaggccccgggaagctcccctaagGACTTGTCCGGAATTTTGCtgattttggccctcaaatccgcgaaaccggacagaCCTCCTCAGGGGTACTTCCAAACTTGGGCGTATTTGATGGATTTTGTAtcttcttctctccattTAAACTGAATTTAGAACgtaaaatattttttgaccCTGGAAAACGTCCCAATAATGCGTGAttggcctcaaatccgccaagAGGCTCGTGCTGCGGCATTTGTCAGTTAAAACGGCCATGTTATTTCCCGGGAGTTTCCCGGCAGAATTCGAGATTTCACCTTCAAGCTCAGTCCTGAGTGAAGTCACTGTCATCAGATAGAAGATAAAACTGTTAATTGCATATGTCCCAGCGATCCTTCCGAGAAGAACCAGGGAAGAGCGTTTTCCAGTTCCCCAAATTAGAGAAATACAGCGCCGGTGCCGCCCAGAGCTCCGTCATCGCCGGCCTTTGATGTGTCGATTACTTGCAGATCAATCGTCCCCGGTGGTTGGTATGTTGCGGCACTCGACGTCTAGTTTTCGCGTTTCAATGCTTGGCTTCCAAATCTCAACTACGTCCTAACCTCTTACGATGGAAAAGAGGCAGAAGCCTGCACGAAAAGGGACCTTGCAGTCCGGAACCAAGTCaaagaacttgaagaaagCAGAGGGAAAAGTGGAGGTACGTGGATCAGATGCTTTGAACAAACTgctcatttcatttcattcctCAGCGTCGCCGCGATATATTCCTCAAACCCTTCTCTCTCATCTTTCGACCTAGCGGCTCTGAGAGTGACGTTGCCACATCAGGGGGAGTCCATGCTGGGTTGATAGCTCAGGTAATTTCTATTGCTGTGCTTTTGAATTCCCAATTGAAAGAGTTGAATGACCAGGCAGCATGGGTAATTACTTCGGTCGTATATCTGAATCGTATAGACGTCTTTACGTGACTTGACTAGGCTGCGCAAGACATCGCCAGCAAAGTAggaaagggatatggcggtAATCTGACTGAAGTGGGCTTGTTTACTCTTTGTATTGGGAATGTTCTTCAGTACTTACGATCAATCCAGGAGTTCGAAAACGTCGAGATAAACAGCGTGATTCCAAAGTCCATTGAATTTGTAAGTCTTGTTCAATCACTTCAATGTCACGGCAAATTCAATCAATGTATCTAGCACGACGCAGTCTCCGAACCAATCCCAACCGATTTCAGCAATGCCGTTCAGGAGGCACAGATCAGTGTTTTGGCCATGCAAAGTCATTCTTCCATGCCGCAAGAGTCTTTCAAAACCACTTTCGAGCTTGTTTTACGCAAACTCGACTCGTTCAGCTCAATTGTCGAAGACCTCGCCGAAGTGAGTTTTGACTGACCTGTCTTGTCGGCAAATATCAACATAAACGCCCCTTTAGATCCATCCCTTCGCCAAAATGGCATATAAAATTCTATTCTTCGCATCCAACGTACGCTATGAGCCTTTCCATATCATAGTCTATTAATCGCTCATTTCATGCCAGGCCATCGTGGAGCAGATGGACCTCGATAATGACATCCGCGACCTCGTGGGACTTGTAAATAAAACCTATATATTCGTGGATCAAGCGCATCAAGTCCAAGATATGCTTCCCCAACTCGAGATTCTCAAGGCACTGACGCTCAAGACAGTTGAGGTGGCCCATTTTATCGTTGATTattcaaagaagaaaaacttTTGTACGCACCTGTCCTGAAACCGCTATATCGATGCTTATATGTACTCCTTTAGGGGTTCGTACATGCCAGAATCTGGTGTCGAGTGCGAAGGAACGCATAACTGCCTTCACAACCGAGTTCGACGAACTGATGAACGACTTTCGTACTCATAGCGCGTTGCATACGCAAGTCAATACATATCATTTACTTGGAAAGCTAGACCGCCTGAGTGAGAGTCACAATCCTTACTCCGTTGTTGTGGTTTTCTAACGTCTCTGGAGGTTCTGATTTCGATCTCAACTCTGTAGAGTATGCCAAGGGAGCGACCGGATACAGTTCAGTAAAACAGTGCCTGGCTACTACCCGCGTTGAGATCTTAGACGAGATAACCAACTGGGTGAATGACACCTCGAGCGAATCCAACGTCATGTGGGTGTCTGGAGGCGCCGGTACTGGTAAATCTACTATCGCGCACACCATTGCACGCCGCTTCGCTGAACTTGGGAGCCTTGGATCGTGTTTCTCTTTCGATAAGAACGCCGCCGGTGATCGCCGACATGAGAAGATATTTAGCACCATTGCTCGAGATCTCGCGGACATCGACCCTGCCGTCAAATCTGCATTGTCCCAAGTGTTGCATGATGCGCCGGCTTCTGTCAAGTCCACCACCGATTTATTTCAGCAATGGGAGACGTTCATCTTGGGGACCTTCAAAACGATTTACGATCGAGAAGAGTCCTCTGCTAGTATCATTGGACCTGTCTTGATCGTTATAGATGCCTTGGACGAAAGTGGTGACGACATCAAAACCCGCAGCGCTTTGCTCTCCATTCTAGGGGGTGAGAAGGGGTTCATTCAAAATCTGCCTCGCAACTTTCGTATTGTCATAACATCTCGACCTTCGGTTGATATCTACAATGTTCTCAAAGACCGTTCCCATGTCGTGATCAAATCAATGGATGACATACCGCTATCCAAAGCCTTAGCCGATATTTCTGCCTACATCTCAAGTCGACTGCTCCCCCAGCTTGAAGACTTTCTCGATGCAGATCATCTACAGATCCTAGTCGGGCATTCAGATGGTCTGTTTCAGTGGGCGTACCTTGCGTGTGAATACATGCTTGGAAACTCTTTTGGCGGGCTCACAGTCGAAGAGAAATTCGACGATCTCTGCTCCAATTCTGCAGAGGTAACTGGCGATGTCCTTCTCCAAGACACCTACTACCTCATTTTGAGCAAGCTATTCGATATCAAGAGACCGACTGTACTTGCGCGATTCCAGTCTGTCATGGGTCAAATTCTGGCTACGATGGAACCGCTGCCTCAGGCATCCTTGAACACGATACGCAGCAGGTTTATTGGTGTCTCAAAAACTAATAGCGATATCAGCGTAATCGTCAACCATATGGGATCACTTCTTGTTGGAGTTACCAATAAGACCGTACCAATTCGTCCTGTGCACACGTCTTTTTACGACTTTTTGAAGGATAAAGATGCCAGCAAAGAGTTTTACGTGGATACATCCATTGCTCAGTCAACACTTGCACACTCCTGCCTGGACATTATGATTGATAAAACTGGCTTGAAGTTCAATGTCTTGAATATTTCTAGCTCGTTTACGCAAAATCAAGATATTCCTTCGAGTGCTCTTGAAACTATACCTGCGCATCTTGTATACGCATGCAAATTCTGGGCCAACCATCTTGAGAAGACGGAGCCAGATGACCACCTACTGTCGGCCATCCATTCTCTCCTCTTCgaaaagtttcttttctgGCTGGAGGTCATCGCTTTGACAAAGTCCATGAATAAGTGTGTCGAAGCATTGTCGATTTTGACCCTTTGGATACCTGACCCTACTTCCGAGACAAAACTGTTTGCCGAGGATGCTCAAAAGTTTATACGAGTGTTTGGCGGAGTTCTGGATGAAAGTGTCCCCCATTTGTATCTGAGTGCAATCCCTTTCGCTCCCCGCCAATCTGTAATATACCGGACGTATAACCAATTCTTTCATCACACATTAAAGGTTGCAGAAGGCCATTTAAATAATTGGCCTACCTTACAGCTGACTATCACCAGTCATTATGACGCTGTCAATTCGGCTGCCTTTTCTCCTGATGGCACTCTTATTGCTTCTGGTTCGGATGACGAATCAGTGATCGTGTATGATGCTGTTACGGCAGAGGAAATATACACTTTTGAAGAACACGCCGAATCCGTCCTTTGTCTTGCATTTTCACCGAAAGGAGAGCTACTGGCATCGTGTTCTGACGACGGAAATGTAATTCTTTGGAACCCGAGAACAGGAGCGGTCGCCCACAGATGGGAGCACGATGGGGATTCCGCACAGCACGTAGCCTTCTCTGCTGATGGTACCAAGCTTGCTGTTGTTCTGGAGAAATTGTCCGTATGTGTATATGCCGTGAGCTCGGGAAAAAGGCTCAAAACATTTGGGAAGAAACTTGACGACCCCTCGCTTTGCGCAGCCTTCTCACCAGATAATCTATGTATTGCCTCTTCTACGGAGAGCGGAAAAATCTACATCTGGGACGTAAAATCTGGGAATGAGCTTCAAATTCTTGGTGCTGACGATGAAGACCCATGGACAGTTTCGTCTATTGCCTTTTCGCCGGTCGATAGTAACATCCTCGCTACTGTATTGCATGACGACTCCGTCTGTATTTGGGATATCGCTAAATCCGCCAAGATTCATGTTCTGGAGGGACATACCGATTCAGTTACCAGTGTAGCATTTTCCTCGGATGGAACCAAAGTTGTCTCGGGTTCAGCTGACACCGACATCATCATTTGGAATGCAATAACAGGCGAAGAGATAAACACTCTCGAGGGTCATTCTGACTGGGTACAATCTGTTTATTTTTCACCTGACGATTCCCAGGTCGTCTCGGCATCCATCGATAATACGGTTTGTGTTTGGGACGCAGTGGCAGGGCACTCAACTGAATATGTTTTGGAGGGCCATTCTGCCTGGATAGCGGCAGTTTGCTTATCGTCTAATGGCGATTTCATCGTGTCTGCCTCTCATGACTGTACCATAGGAATTTGGGATTCAAACACCGGGACCCTTATAAAATATCTTGAAGACGGGCATGAAGATCCCATAAAATGGGTCACCGTATCATCGGATAACCTTTGGGTCGCTTCTGCATCCGACGACGAAATGGCAATTATCTGGGACATCGAATCGGGGAAAGTAATCAAAACCTTCAAAGGTCACACTGACAGCATCAGTTGCGTGGCTTTCAAGTATGATAACTCCAAGATTATCACCGCCTGCGACGACTACCTCGTTCACATCTGGGATGTAGAAACTACCAAAATCGATCTGGTGTTTAACAAGCACACCGATGTCGTATTTGCAGCCCAATTCTCACCAGACGGAGAAATTGCCGCTTCGTGTGGATCCGACAAGTTGACCTACGTTTGGAATTCTTCCACAGGGGAAATTTTGCATACCTTGAAAGAACACGAAGACGATATTTACAATCTTGCATTTTCTCCCAACGGAGAACATCTTGTAACAGGATCTCATGACTGTTTGCTTTGCATATGGGACATCAAGAGCGGTCAATTGCTGAAGAAACTCGAGCAGGTTGATACCGCCCTCAGTGTTGCATATTCCCATGACGGAACAAAGATCGTTTCCGGCTCCGACGATCATATGGTTTATGTATGGGATGTTGAATCGGGACAGGTAGTTACTCAGCTTGAAGGGCACTCAGGATCTGTTCAAGCAGCGGTATTTTCCAATGACGGTTCAAAAATTGTATCCTGTGGGGCGGATAGAATGATCCGTGTCTGGGTTCTCGAAAAACAGCCAGGTATGTTCTCGACGTGGACTTGTCCTGTATTCAAATTTTACTCATGACATTGTATATCGATAGGCGACGACCACAACATCCAATTCTCCAATGTGCCAGAGCACGCTTTGAAGATTACTGAAGATTTTTTGAACTTCACTCCATTgaacgaggacgatgataAACCTGTAACCAAGGTATGGGACCAAGCGTGTGGATGGGCGGTGGGACCGAAAGGTCAGAAGTTATTCTGGGTCCCACCTCAGTTTCACGGGGGCCTCATTACTCCCAGCACCTCGTTGTTAATCGGGCCTCAAAGGACTACTCTTGATTTGAGTGACCTTGTTTATGGTTCCGAGTGGCCAAAGTGTTTTCTTCAGAATTAGTTTCCTTTCACTTTTCAACCTGTGAAATAAATTACCCCTAAATATCTGTCCTCGAAAGAAAGGCCATGCCGAAAGTTCATTTGAATACGTGCGCCCAACTCTCACAGGACCCAGTGGATGAAAAATGCAGGATGCAGCGTCATCTTGAGATTGGGATAAAAGTTTCAGCGGATCAAAGCGTGTAATTTGAAAATTTGCTTGGTGAAAAATTGGCGGAGGTTCGAAAAACAGAATTTTGTTAGGAAAGGAGAAAGATCCCACGGGAACTTGGTAATATCGAAATCAAACGACGGACAAAAGATAGATTGCTTACACATATTTGTACATGACCATTTCAGTACTACTTCGTTCTTCCTTTGATTTCATCCAATCTCCCTCTGGTATATCGAATCATGCGCGAACCCCGACGCGTTTGAGGTA from Psilocybe cubensis strain MGC-MH-2018 chromosome 2, whole genome shotgun sequence encodes the following:
- a CDS encoding Vegetative incompatibility protein HET-E-1, with product MEKRQKPARKGTLQSGTKSKNLKKAEGKVERRRDIFLKPFSLIFRPSGSESDVATSGGVHAGLIAQVISIAVLLNSQLKELNDQAAWAAQDIASKVGKGYGGNLTEEFENVEINSVIPKSIEFHDAVSEPIPTDFSNAVQEAQISVLAMQSHSSMPQESFKTTFELVLRKLDSFSSIVEDLAEIHPFAKMAYKILFFASNAIVEQMDLDNDIRDLVGLVNKTYIFVDQAHQVQDMLPQLEILKALTLKTVEVAHFIVDYSKKKNFWVRTCQNLVSSAKERITAFTTEFDELMNDFRTHSALHTQVNTYHLLGKLDRLSSDFDLNSVEYAKGATGYSSVKQCLATTRVEILDEITNWVNDTSSESNVMWVSGGAGTGKSTIAHTIARRFAELGSLGSCFSFDKNAAGDRRHEKIFSTIARDLADIDPAVKSALSQVLHDAPASVKSTTDLFQQWETFILGTFKTIYDREESSASIIGPVLIVIDALDESGDDIKTRSALLSILGGEKGFIQNLPRNFRIVITSRPSVDIYNVLKDRSHVVIKSMDDIPLSKALADISAYISSRLLPQLEDFLDADHLQILVGHSDGLFQWAYLACEYMLGNSFGGLTVEEKFDDLCSNSAEVTGDVLLQDTYYLILSKLFDIKRPTVLARFQSVMGQILATMEPLPQASLNTIRSRFIGVSKTNSDISVIVNHMGSLLVGVTNKTVPIRPVHTSFYDFLKDKDASKEFYVDTSIAQSTLAHSCLDIMIDKTGLKFNVLNISSSFTQNQDIPSSALETIPAHLVYACKFWANHLEKTEPDDHLLSAIHSLLFEKFLFWLEVIALTKSMNKCVEALSILTLWIPDPTSETKLFAEDAQKFIRVFGGVLDESVPHLYLSAIPFAPRQSVIYRTYNQFFHHTLKVAEGHLNNWPTLQLTITSHYDAVNSAAFSPDGTLIASGSDDESVIVYDAVTAEEIYTFEEHAESVLCLAFSPKGELLASCSDDGNVILWNPRTGAVAHRWEHDGDSAQHVAFSADGTKLAVVLEKLSVCVYAVSSGKRLKTFGKKLDDPSLCAAFSPDNLCIASSTESGKIYIWDVKSGNELQILGADDEDPWTVSSIAFSPVDSNILATVLHDDSVCIWDIAKSAKIHVLEGHTDSVTSVAFSSDGTKVVSGSADTDIIIWNAITGEEINTLEGHSDWVQSVYFSPDDSQVVSASIDNTVCVWDAVAGHSTEYVLEGHSAWIAAVCLSSNGDFIVSASHDCTIGIWDSNTGTLIKYLEDGHEDPIKWVTVSSDNLWVASASDDEMAIIWDIESGKVIKTFKGHTDSISCVAFKYDNSKIITACDDYLVHIWDVETTKIDLVFNKHTDVVFAAQFSPDGEIAASCGSDKLTYVWNSSTGEILHTLKEHEDDIYNLAFSPNGEHLVTGSHDCLLCIWDIKSGQLLKKLEQVDTALSVAYSHDGTKIVSGSDDHMVYVWDVESGQVVTQLEGHSGSVQAAVFSNDGSKIVSCGADRMIRVWVLEKQPGDDHNIQFSNVPEHALKITEDFLNFTPLNEDDDKPVTKVWDQACGWAVGPKGQKLFWVPPQFHGGLITPSTSLLIGPQRTTLDLSDLVYGSEWPKCFLQN